The genomic interval GCGCGTAGTGGCGCGCGTTGTCCCGACGGCAACACGGTATCACGGCAAGATGATGGATAAGGCAACGGCGGACTATCTCCGGATCATGGTCCAGATGGGGAAGAACCATCTGATCGCCGGGGGCACGGGCGCGGGGAAGTCGACGCTGGCGAACGCGCTCACGGCCATGCTGCCGCAAGGCACGGTGCTTCTCGTGATGGAGGAATCCTACGAGCTTCAGCCGCAAAACGACCTCCATGTGATTCGGATTTGTCAGCGCGAGGGCGTGTTTACCTTGGTGGACGCGATGAAGGCGGCGCTGCGGATGTTCCCGGACAGGCTCTTCATCGCCGAGGTGCGCGATGATCTCGCGTATGTGTTCTTGCGCGCGATTCAGTCCGGGCACGATGGGTCTTCGACGACGATTCACGCGAGTGATTGCGCGTCGGCGATTGAGACGATGATTCACTACGCGGCGGCGCATCCGTCCCATCCAGACCGGGAGATGGTACGGAAGATCCTGTTTGACCGCGTGCATACCGTCGTGCATATCAGCCGAGTGGACCAATATCGTTTTGTCGACGAAGTGGTCGAACTTCGGCCCGATGGAACGCTCCAAACCGTTTCACGCTTCATCCAGACCGGCGTCGAGGGGAAGCGTCCCGTAGGCTACTGGGTCTTCTATGGCCCGTCTCAAGACTTCCTCGACGAGATGGCGCGCCGAGGGATCCCGATCCCTGCGTCGTGGCGTGTCGAAGTGTCGGACGATACCGACGGAGTTGAGGAGGCTGTTGGGTGATGGGATCGTTGCTCTATCTCCTCTTCCCGGCGCTCTTTGTGGGCGCGTATTTGGCGCGGTGGGACGTGAAGACACGCGCTGAACGCCGGATGCGAAAACGGTTTGGGCGTCAGACCAAGAAACCCGCGCCGATGTGGGTGCGGAAACTCGTTCGACGCGGGACGATCTTCTGGACGGTCTTCGCGGCGGGACTCGGTGCGGTCACGGCCATTTACGTCCTGCACATGCCTGTCGCGTTTGGCATTGTGGCGGGCGGCGCGTTGCCAGCGTTCGCGATCGAGATCTATCAGGAGCGGTGGATGGTACGGTACGAGGACGGCGTCCGTCAGGCGGTGGAGCTCGGCACGGGCATCGTCGAAGCGGGCGGGACGGTGGAGGAGTGGATCTTGCAAGGCGAGCGTGAGATCGAAGGCCCCCTTCAAGCGGTCTTTGCTCGCGGCGCGCAACAGGTGCGCGAGCGGTTGTCGGTGGCAGATTGGCTGCGATACACGGCAGACACCACGCCGAGTAACTACTGGTCGTATGTCTGTAACGGCGTGCTGTCACATCTGGATTCGGGCGGCGATTTGGTACGGTTTTTCGTTGAAGTCGCTCGTGAGCTTCAGGTGCGAGAGAAGTACCGTCGCGTCATGGCACAACAGCGCAAAGAGGCGACGCAGCTCCTCCTCGCGATGCTCGTCTCGCCCGCGGCGCTCTATCTCATGTTTCGACGGACCCTCGACAACCTGATGCAAGCCGAACCGTTCACGCAGGTGCTCTTTGCGGTCGCGCTCGTGGGGTATGTGGTGCTGTTCTGGTTTGCGCGGCGCATGGCAAGAGCCAAGGAGATGATTTGATTGCTCTATGTGCTGTTGCCTCTGCTCTTTGTCTGGGCCGGTTGGCCAATCGTGAAGCGCGTGGACCCCGTGGTGGGGGACACCTGGTACCGTGTCCGTCGGCAGTACCGCTTAACAGAGGGCAAATCCCCGACGGAGCGGATCAAGCGCCTCGTCTACGGCTATCTGGAGGCGGTGATCCCCGCTTCGTGGCTCGCGCCCTTTGACCGTATTCTGGTGCTCTCAGGGCAAGCGGGGAAACGCCGAGCGCTCGATGTGCTCCTCATCCAGGCGGGAATGCTGGCGATCGTGATCTTCCTCGCCGTCTGGGCAAAGCATACGCCGACGTGGTTCATCCTGCTCTATGGGTTTTTGGTCATGGTCATCCCGTGGCGGCGGTGGTATCGGCGCATCCAGGCCCGGCGTCGGGACGCGGCGTGGCAAGTGCGTCAGTTAAAGCGCCGATTCGTGAGCCTGCTTCGACGGCGAATCCCGCTCGAAGAGGCCCTGTGGCAGATTGCGAAGGACGCCGCGGCGCAGCGGACAGACTTTGGTCGGCGCTTTGTGGCCCGTATGCAGGAAGCGCGCGTGAGAGCCTTGGGGGACGCGCTCCACGACTTGGCGGAGGAATTTCGCGTCCCCGAGCTGACGCGCTTCGTGCAGGCGATTCGGCATGCAGAAGCCAATAGTCTCGGGTCGCTCGCGGATATTCTGGAGACACAAATCCGTGATGAATCTGCGCAGCTCGATGAGCTTGTCGAAGCTGAGAAGAACGCGATGCAACTCAAACTCCGCATGATGTCAGTCGTGATGTTTGTCTACATTCTCGGCTGGGCCGGATACTTCGCGTTCGCGGTGTTTCGGCACCAGATCCAGACGGGACAAGGGATCTTGGGGTTGTTCTGAGGGGGCGGGGCACATGGACAAGTGGATATCGGGAGGACTATTGATTATCGCTGCTCTACTCATTGCCGCCTTTGTACATCCCTATCTCGGACAGTACGTGACCCAACAGGCCCAAGGTGAAGTCCAGAGCAACCAACATATGCTGAACGCCACGGCGTATGCGCAGTATTCGAATCAGACAAGTTGCACGGAAGCGGGAGGAGTGTGGAATGAAACGACGGGCATTTGCCAACCTTGATAGCGAAACGAAAAAATTGATACTACTCATTCTATCCACCGTCTTCAATGTGGGTGTCATGTTGATGGCGGGATATCTGCGATTCACATTTTTCTGGTTCTACACATCTTGGGCTTTTAGCGTTTTTATTACGACGTTTTTTGTTTTATACCGATTTGAGAATTTATCAACAGATGATTTTTCTGACAATACGAACGATGATAGCCAACATCACGAGATCTACGGCTGTAGCGATCAAGAACATCACGATGGCTACCGCTAATTTGATAAATAACTCAATGTTAAGAGAGTCCAACGATAACGGTTTTGTGACATGAACCCAATGAAAGAGAAGTATAGCAAACAAGTAATTCCATACTGAAATCCATGTGAACAGACCTGCTTCGAGAACAGGCTGTGGAACAAAACTTATCTTCCCTGTATCCTCTTTGCCTTTCGCCGCTTTCAGCCGCGTGCTGAGAGCGGCCATTTTTGTCTGTCGATCCCCGTATAGGGCAAGGAGGGATGGAAGATGGGGATGACGACGCTGGTTTTGTCGCGATTTGCCCGGGTGCGTCGCACCGACGCCGTCGTGTCCGTCCGCAAGCGCGGGATTGGCCACTTCGCGGCGATCGCGCTTTCGGCGGCTGCGGCTGTGGGGTTCTTCATGATCCTCTACCCTGTGGCGAAGACGATGATGACGAACACCGTCAACGCCATGCAGTCCGCGCAGCAAACGGTATTGAACAGCACCATTTGCCCGTCTGGTAGCAATTGCGTCTAAATCTGAGGGAGGCGAACGCCGTGAGCATGGTCATGACCGCAGCGCTTCCGGCACGTAAGCGCGGCATCGGGCACTTTGCCGCCATTGCGTTGTCGGCGGCGGCTGCCGTTGGGTTTTTTATGATCGTCTATCCTGTGGCGAAGACGATGATGACGAACACTGTCAACGCCATGCAGTCCGCTCAGCAAACGGTGCTGAACAGCACCATTGGAAATTCAACCTAAAGGGGGCGCGACCATGGGTAGAGGACGATTAATTTCTCTAGCGTTTGTGGAGTTCATCTTTGCCGTTCTCGCTGCATGGATGATCTACGCGTTCTTGCGCGTTCATTCGATGAGCGCGCTCGTGTTCGCCCTCGTCGTATTGGCCGCGATGGTGTTTCTGATCGCTCGGTATCGGCGTCAAGCGGCTAGGGAACAAGGTGGCTCCCAGGACGACTCGTGGTCCTATGGGAGCGATGACGAGGACACGGAGAGCGACGGGGAGGAATGGTGATGTGGGGGGGTTTCTCGCACGCGCGCGATCGAGTCGAACGTTTCGGCGTTCGGCTGGCCGCGCGCGTCACATCCATCGAGCTTCGAGACGGGGCGTTCCGCTGGGACCAATTGATTACGCTCGCCGTGATCGTGGGCGCAATCTGGATCTTCGTGCAGAACATCCCCGCGCTTCGCAATTTGGCGGCGCAGACGATCTCGTCTATCGAGAACGCGATCAACAACATTCTGAACAGCGGATCGCTGTAAACCGGAAGCGGACGGCGGGGCTGGCGTGGGATCTCGTCTTCGCCCCGCTTTCATTCTGGTTGTTCGGTCTTGCGCTGTACGTCTTGCTCGAGACTTTCGGCATCCTGATGCATGGGCTCATGATTGCTGAAATCACGGGCAACTATGCCCGGATCGCGGCAGCAGGTGATGGGACCGACCAATCAACAGGACAGCCGGTGGTGCAAGAGTTGACGCATGCTATCCAACAAGTGGTGCCTACCAGTTCAGTCGATACAGGCACCACTGTGCCAACAGCCACGATGTCCGCAAAGCAACTTGTCGTGGATATCCAAGACAACAGCGCGGAAAACAATGGCGTGCCGACACAATTGACGACGACCGTGGAATACGCATTTGAAATGCCGCTGTCCGGATGGATTACATCGGTCCAGGTTCCCATTCCGGTGACATTGGTGTTCACTTATCCGATTTCGCCATTGCTTCAGGAAAATGTATCCGGAATGTGGAATGGAACGTCGTGGAGCGGGCCTGCTTCATGAGAAAGCGAGGGAAGAACATTGATTGTCGGTCTTGACGTGGGATTCGGCCATTTGAAATGGACCACAGACGGGCACACCGTCCACCGCATGCCCGCGGTGGCGGCGCCCACTTGGACCGAACCGGATGTGGTCTCGGGGGACCATGCTTGGGTCGTGGGAGAACACGCGGAACGTGAGGACGCGACGCTCGCCGTGGCGCTGGACCACGAGCGGCTGTCGCGGCCTGAGTTTCAAGCGCTTCTTGGCTATGTGTTCGCCACGTTGCCGGATGAGCCGCTGCAAGTCGTGTCCGGGCTTCCGTACTCGGCGACGGAGGAAGAACAAGCGAACTACGAGCGACAATTGCGCGAGATTGTGGGGCCATACCAGGTAGGTGAGCGAGTTTGGAAAGGACCCGTCCCGTCGGTGACGCTCTTTCGCCAGGCGCAGGCGGCGCTCATCGACGCGCTCTTTGACGAACGCAATCGGCCGAGGCGTCCAGAACTTTTGCAAGAGGGCCTGCGCATCGCGCTCATCGACGTCGGGTACAAGACGACGGACGTGGTGGTCGCGGTGCTCTTCCCGGCCTATCAGATTGTGCGGGAGATGAGCCTGAGCCTGGATGTTGGGGTGCATAACGTTGAGGCCATGCTGCAACGGGCGTATCAGCGGGCTTACGGCGCCGAAATGCTGGACCGGGAGCGGATGCGGCTCGCGCTGGACGGGAAGCGCATCTATCGCTTTGGACAGCCCGTGACGCTGCCTGTGGACGAGGCGCGGCGGCAGGTGGCAGAGCGCATTCGTGCAGGTGTCGTGCAACATTGGGGGCGAGCGATCTCCACGGTTGCCCGCGTGTTTCTGGCCGGAGGCGGCGCAGCGCTTCTCGGCGCGTATTTGGCGCAACCGCCGCTTGTGGCGGAGATGGTCCCTGATCCGCAGGGGGCCAACGCGCGAGGGTTCTACAAATTGGGGCGGTTTGCGGAAACGGCGTAAGAGAGGAGAAACCGCCGATGTCGAGTCTCTTAACGGTGTACTTTCAACCCATCTGGGACTTGTGGACGCGCACGGTGGTGGGGTATGAGGCGCTCGTTCGGGGGCAACGGGCAGATCGAGTGATCTCGGCGCATGAGGTGTTTCGGGAGGCTGGTGAACACGGCGGGGCCGTGGCGGTCGACGCGGAGGCGCGGCGCATGGCGCTCGAACGGCTGTCCTATCTGCCGCAGGAGACACGACTGTTCGTGAACCTGCTGCCGAAGACGGTGGAGACGATCGCGCCCCATCTTTGGTTTCCGCGCGGCGCGCGTCTGGAGCGCATCGTCGTCGAGGTCTCCGAGCGCACCAAGCGCGCGGAGCGGTTACAACAAGGGCTCACGCCCCTTCGCCTCCATGGCCTTCAGGTGGCGCTGGATGATTACGGCGTGGAACGCACCAACCTGCACCTGCTCGAGGTCTTGCAGCCGGAGTGGATCAAGCTGGACCTGTCGTTTGTGCGGGAGGGACGCTGGGAGTTGATTCGCAGCTTGCGACGGTTCGTCGAGGATTGGCCTGGAATGCACCTGATTGTAGAGGGCGTCGAGTCCAAGGTGGACATTGAGCGCTGTCTGGACGCCGGCGTGCGGTACA from Alicyclobacillus acidocaldarius subsp. acidocaldarius DSM 446 carries:
- a CDS encoding ATPase, T2SS/T4P/T4SS family, whose amino-acid sequence is MNQPWTKDEINWTKEQEAWKMLETWEGEDEQYFRWEEELLQELQVIMNREGEDADRSELAREAQLMQIARSKPHIPARAHRQLVKSILDDMFRLGPLQPLWARSDVSDIQIFVPYNSNQEQIIMYTDRKGRHLYTGRGFRNYAHARSWLDRHLAVLGQKYDRGLTPSLDATFPNGERLHVISGVSAYSRWRDGRYELAECMIISVRRFIQAFSLAELTEEDIDTLAEEMALELVMAQQRRVVARVVPTATRYHGKMMDKATADYLRIMVQMGKNHLIAGGTGAGKSTLANALTAMLPQGTVLLVMEESYELQPQNDLHVIRICQREGVFTLVDAMKAALRMFPDRLFIAEVRDDLAYVFLRAIQSGHDGSSTTIHASDCASAIETMIHYAAAHPSHPDREMVRKILFDRVHTVVHISRVDQYRFVDEVVELRPDGTLQTVSRFIQTGVEGKRPVGYWVFYGPSQDFLDEMARRGIPIPASWRVEVSDDTDGVEEAVG
- a CDS encoding type II secretion system F family protein codes for the protein MGSLLYLLFPALFVGAYLARWDVKTRAERRMRKRFGRQTKKPAPMWVRKLVRRGTIFWTVFAAGLGAVTAIYVLHMPVAFGIVAGGALPAFAIEIYQERWMVRYEDGVRQAVELGTGIVEAGGTVEEWILQGEREIEGPLQAVFARGAQQVRERLSVADWLRYTADTTPSNYWSYVCNGVLSHLDSGGDLVRFFVEVARELQVREKYRRVMAQQRKEATQLLLAMLVSPAALYLMFRRTLDNLMQAEPFTQVLFAVALVGYVVLFWFARRMARAKEMI
- a CDS encoding type II secretion system F family protein, with translation MLLPLLFVWAGWPIVKRVDPVVGDTWYRVRRQYRLTEGKSPTERIKRLVYGYLEAVIPASWLAPFDRILVLSGQAGKRRALDVLLIQAGMLAIVIFLAVWAKHTPTWFILLYGFLVMVIPWRRWYRRIQARRRDAAWQVRQLKRRFVSLLRRRIPLEEALWQIAKDAAAQRTDFGRRFVARMQEARVRALGDALHDLAEEFRVPELTRFVQAIRHAEANSLGSLADILETQIRDESAQLDELVEAEKNAMQLKLRMMSVVMFVYILGWAGYFAFAVFRHQIQTGQGILGLF
- a CDS encoding ParM/StbA family protein; amino-acid sequence: MIVGLDVGFGHLKWTTDGHTVHRMPAVAAPTWTEPDVVSGDHAWVVGEHAEREDATLAVALDHERLSRPEFQALLGYVFATLPDEPLQVVSGLPYSATEEEQANYERQLREIVGPYQVGERVWKGPVPSVTLFRQAQAALIDALFDERNRPRRPELLQEGLRIALIDVGYKTTDVVVAVLFPAYQIVREMSLSLDVGVHNVEAMLQRAYQRAYGAEMLDRERMRLALDGKRIYRFGQPVTLPVDEARRQVAERIRAGVVQHWGRAISTVARVFLAGGGAALLGAYLAQPPLVAEMVPDPQGANARGFYKLGRFAETA
- a CDS encoding EAL domain-containing protein, coding for MSSLLTVYFQPIWDLWTRTVVGYEALVRGQRADRVISAHEVFREAGEHGGAVAVDAEARRMALERLSYLPQETRLFVNLLPKTVETIAPHLWFPRGARLERIVVEVSERTKRAERLQQGLTPLRLHGLQVALDDYGVERTNLHLLEVLQPEWIKLDLSFVREGRWELIRSLRRFVEDWPGMHLIVEGVESKVDIERCLDAGVRYMQGFALGIPLPLTDALRVEVDPR